GAAGTAGAAAAGAAAGCCAAAATTATAAAAGAAATTTGCGCCACGAAAAATGCCTACGAAATAAAGATGGCATCAGGTAAAGATGCAATCGATAAGCTATGGAAAATAAGGCGCAGTTTATCTCCGGCCTTGGGACAATTATCTCCAACAAAGATAAATGAAGATATTACTGTCCCTCGCACCAAGATTCCTGAAATTTTAAAGAAAATCTATGAAATTGCAAAGCGCCATAAACTCAAAATAATCTGCTTTGGTCATGCAGGAGACGGCAATATTCATACAAATATAATGACGGACAGAAACAATGAAGAAGAGATGGAAAGAGTTGAAAAAGCAGTAGAAGAGATTTTTCGAGAAACAGTAAATATGGGAGGAAGCATCTCCGGTGAACATGGTATCGGCATTACGAAATCGCCCTATATATCTCTTGAAATAGAAAAAGAAGAATTAAATCTTATGGCGCGAATAAAACAAGCCTTTGACCCTCAGGGAATAATGAATCCGGGAAAGATATTTCCTCCTGATTTTAACAAAGATGGTGCAACCCCTAATCAGAATCGGAATTCCTATAAATGAATCTGTCCATCATTGGCCAAAATTGGGTCCATTTCGGGTCGCTCATATCAGGCTTTTGTTCAATCCAATCCTTGAAAGCCGAAATCTTTGAATCAGTATTGTCTGCATAATGAAGAGCCAATGCTTCAATTGTCATAGGCCTGATTGGAGAGCCAAATTCAAGTTCACCATGATGGCTTAAAATAGAATGTTTCAATTCATTTAACGCATTTGCAGGAAAATCTGTTATTGCAGATATCCTTTCATCAATCATATTTACACCAAGGATAATATGGCCAATCAAACGCCCTTCATCTGTATAATTGGCTGTAATCCCATTTTTGAGTTCCTTAATCTTGCCAATATCATGCAAAAGCGCACTCGTTATGAGAAGGTCGCTGTTGAGTTCATATAATCCTGCCAAAAAAGAGCAGATTCTGCACACTCCAATAGTATGCTCTGCAAGTCCTCCAACCCATGAATGATGCACTGATTTTGCCGCCGGATGGGTCAAAAATTTTCTTTTAAAAGCAGAGTCATCAAAGAATGCTGAAATAAGTTTTTTAAAATAATCCGCTTCTACATTTGAAATTATCTCTTCTATTTCTTGTGCAAGAGTTTCTATGCTTTTATCTGAAGTCTTGACAAAGAGGGAAAAATCAACTTCTTCATCATCTACAATTTCTATAGAAGAGATTACCACCTGAAGTTTTTCATTA
This sequence is a window from Candidatus Schekmanbacteria bacterium. Protein-coding genes within it:
- a CDS encoding HD domain-containing protein → MDEKRIISLKEGDFIDSCYAVKWVQLFHKKNGEPYLRLVLTDKTGEIPAICWNFKKEYEEIKVDSICSIKGNVNLYNEKLQVVISSIEIVDDEEVDFSLFVKTSDKSIETLAQEIEEIISNVEADYFKKLISAFFDDSAFKRKFLTHPAAKSVHHSWVGGLAEHTIGVCRICSFLAGLYELNSDLLITSALLHDIGKIKELKNGITANYTDEGRLIGHIILGVNMIDERISAITDFPANALNELKHSILSHHGELEFGSPIRPMTIEALALHYADNTDSKISAFKDWIEQKPDMSDPKWTQFWPMMDRFIYRNSDSD